A stretch of the Paenibacillus dendritiformis genome encodes the following:
- a CDS encoding MBL fold metallo-hydrolase, translating into MRVTRHEHIYQLTWFPGLFPVNVYLVEEEKELTLIDAGLPLSMKGILGTAAKLGKPITRIVLTHAHDDHVGSLDALKAALPDAEVSISERDAKLLRGDRTLEPGEPGTPIRGGVPASVKTAPDRLLRDGDRIGSLLAVAAPGHTPGLMAFLDTRSRALIAGDAFQTQGGVAVSGKMKLRFPFPTLATWNLGESLASARKLRALEPTLLAAGHGPMLPHPAAAIDKAIQEAELVWRNQHHAKEIH; encoded by the coding sequence ATGCGCGTAACCCGCCATGAGCATATCTATCAATTAACGTGGTTCCCGGGACTGTTCCCTGTAAATGTATATCTGGTCGAAGAAGAGAAGGAGCTCACCTTGATCGATGCCGGGCTGCCCCTTAGTATGAAGGGGATCCTGGGAACGGCCGCGAAGCTGGGCAAGCCGATTACCCGCATCGTGTTGACGCATGCCCATGACGATCATGTCGGTTCGCTGGATGCGTTGAAGGCGGCCTTGCCGGACGCGGAGGTATCCATCTCAGAGCGGGATGCCAAGCTGCTGCGCGGCGACCGCACGCTGGAGCCGGGGGAGCCCGGGACGCCGATTCGCGGCGGGGTGCCGGCCTCCGTCAAGACGGCGCCGGATCGGCTGCTGCGCGACGGCGATCGCATCGGCTCCTTGCTTGCCGTGGCTGCGCCGGGGCATACGCCGGGGCTGATGGCCTTCCTCGACACGCGCAGCCGGGCTCTTATCGCCGGAGATGCCTTCCAGACACAGGGCGGCGTGGCCGTATCCGGCAAGATGAAGCTGCGGTTCCCGTTCCCGACGCTCGCCACCTGGAACCTGGGGGAATCGCTCGCAAGCGCGCGCAAGCTTCGGGCGCTGGAGCCGACTCTGCTGGCGGCCGGCCATGGGCCGATGCTGCCGCATCCGGCGGCAGCAATCGATAAGGCGATTCAGGAAGCAGAACTTGTATGGAGGAATCAGCATCATGCCAAGGAAATCCATTGA
- a CDS encoding glycerol-3-phosphate dehydrogenase/oxidase, with the protein MTTATFSSAYRTQIADAMGRTPLDVIVIGGGITGAGIALDAATRGLTTALFEMQDFAAGTSSRSTKLVHGGLRYLKQFDISTVAEVGKERAIVYENGPHVTTPEWMLLPIHRGGTFGKFSTGIGLRVYDFLAGVKHSERRRMLSAQETIEREPLLKREGLLGGGYYVEYRTDDARLTIEVMKEAVRHGAMALNYMKADSFLYQDGMLRGVRVVDQADGKEYEFYAKTIINAAGPWVDELRDRDHSKTGKHLQLSKGVHLVIDQAKFPLKQAIYFDTPDGRMVFAIPRDGKTYVGTTDTFYKGDPAHPVMTKEDRDYIMDAIAFMFPSVRLTADDIESSWAGVRPLIYEEGKSASEISRRDEIWQSPSGLITIAGGKLTGYRKMAETVVDRVMQRMAKEDGRPFVPVKTKQMPISGGHVGGSSAFPGFVEAKKEEGVRRGLDAAMARRWARMYGSNADRLFALAERYRDEAASGGLPLEVLVPLAYAVEEEMALKPADFFIRRTGALFFDIDWVRQWKEPAIEWMAARLGWTPEQKASGAAELDRYLHEAVVPQVEAAGEQ; encoded by the coding sequence ATGACAACTGCAACATTTTCTTCTGCATATCGCACACAGATCGCGGATGCTATGGGCCGGACGCCGCTGGACGTCATCGTCATCGGCGGCGGCATCACCGGAGCGGGCATTGCGCTCGATGCGGCGACCCGCGGACTGACGACGGCCTTGTTCGAAATGCAGGATTTCGCAGCGGGAACGTCGAGCCGTTCGACGAAGCTGGTCCATGGCGGGCTCCGGTACTTGAAGCAGTTCGATATAAGCACGGTTGCCGAGGTCGGCAAGGAACGGGCCATCGTCTATGAGAACGGACCCCATGTGACGACTCCGGAATGGATGCTGCTGCCGATTCACCGCGGCGGGACGTTCGGCAAGTTCAGCACCGGCATTGGCCTGCGCGTCTACGATTTCCTCGCCGGGGTCAAGCATAGCGAGCGCCGGCGCATGCTGTCCGCGCAGGAGACGATAGAGCGTGAGCCGCTGCTGAAGCGGGAAGGCTTGCTGGGCGGCGGTTATTACGTAGAGTACCGGACGGATGACGCGCGCTTGACGATCGAAGTGATGAAGGAAGCCGTCCGTCATGGCGCAATGGCGCTTAATTATATGAAGGCCGACTCCTTCCTCTACCAGGACGGGATGCTGCGCGGCGTGCGCGTCGTGGATCAGGCGGACGGCAAAGAGTATGAGTTCTATGCCAAGACGATTATTAATGCGGCGGGTCCATGGGTGGATGAGCTTCGCGATCGGGATCATTCCAAGACGGGCAAGCACCTGCAATTGTCCAAAGGGGTGCATCTCGTCATCGATCAAGCGAAGTTCCCGCTCAAGCAAGCGATCTATTTCGATACGCCCGACGGGCGGATGGTCTTCGCGATTCCTCGCGACGGCAAAACGTATGTCGGCACCACCGACACGTTCTACAAGGGGGACCCTGCCCATCCTGTCATGACGAAGGAAGACCGCGATTATATTATGGACGCTATCGCGTTCATGTTTCCGTCGGTACGGCTGACCGCCGACGATATCGAGTCGAGCTGGGCCGGGGTCAGACCGCTCATCTACGAAGAAGGAAAGAGCGCGTCCGAGATCTCGCGCCGGGATGAAATCTGGCAGTCGCCTTCCGGCTTGATCACGATCGCCGGCGGCAAGCTGACCGGATACCGCAAGATGGCGGAGACGGTCGTCGACCGCGTCATGCAGCGGATGGCCAAGGAAGACGGCCGCCCGTTCGTGCCGGTCAAGACGAAGCAGATGCCGATCTCCGGCGGCCATGTCGGCGGCTCCTCCGCCTTCCCGGGATTCGTGGAGGCGAAGAAGGAGGAGGGCGTCCGCCGCGGTCTGGATGCCGCGATGGCCCGGCGGTGGGCTCGCATGTACGGCTCCAATGCGGACCGCCTCTTCGCGCTCGCGGAGCGGTACCGCGACGAAGCCGCATCCGGCGGCCTTCCGCTGGAAGTCCTCGTTCCGCTCGCCTATGCGGTCGAGGAAGAGATGGCGCTCAAGCCGGCCGATTTCTTCATCCGAAGAACCGGCGCCTTGTTCTTCGACATCGACTGGGTCCGGCAGTGGAAGGAGCCGGCCATCGAGTGGATGGCCGCTCGCCTGGGCTGGACGCCGGAGCAAAAGGCGAGCGGCGCGGCAGAGCTGGACCGCTATCTGCATGAAGCGGTCGTTCCGCAAGTGGAAGCGGCAGGGGAGCAATAA
- the glpK gene encoding glycerol kinase GlpK, protein MEKYILSIDQGTTSSRAILFNRSGEIIHMAKKEFTQIFPEPGWVEHNAQEIWGTVLAVIATCLIESGVKPSQIAGIGITNQRETAVVWDKESGRPIYHAIVWQSRQTKAICDELQAAGHSELFRSKTGLLIDSYFSGTKVKWILDHVPGARERAERGELLFGTIDTWLIWKLTDGEAHVTDYSNASRTLMYNIHELKWDDELLEILDIPKQMLPEVRSSSEIYGQTADYHFFGERVPIAGIAGDQQAALFGQACFKPGMAKNTYGTGCFMLMNTGEQAVQSSHGLLTTIAWGIDGKVEYALEGSVFVAGSAIQWLRDGLRMFKDAADSEQYASRVDSTDGVYVVPAFVGLGTPYWDSEVKGAVFGLTRGTSKEHLIRATLESLAYQTLDVLQAMEADSSIELTTLRVDGGAVQNNFLMQFQSDMLGVPVERPQVSETTALGAAYLAGLAVGYWESREEIDSLWSVERDFQPALPEERREALYGGWKTAIAATKAFK, encoded by the coding sequence ATGGAGAAGTATATTTTATCGATTGATCAGGGGACGACCAGCTCCAGGGCGATTTTATTCAACAGATCCGGCGAGATTATTCATATGGCCAAAAAAGAGTTTACGCAAATTTTCCCTGAACCGGGGTGGGTCGAACATAATGCGCAGGAGATTTGGGGGACCGTGCTCGCTGTCATTGCGACTTGTCTCATTGAATCGGGCGTGAAGCCCAGCCAGATCGCCGGCATCGGCATTACGAATCAACGCGAGACGGCCGTCGTTTGGGATAAGGAGTCAGGCCGCCCTATCTATCATGCGATTGTATGGCAATCGCGGCAGACGAAAGCGATCTGCGACGAGCTTCAGGCGGCGGGGCATAGTGAGCTGTTCCGCTCCAAGACCGGGCTGCTGATCGATTCTTATTTTTCCGGCACGAAGGTGAAATGGATCCTTGATCATGTCCCGGGCGCCCGGGAGAGAGCGGAACGCGGGGAGCTGCTGTTCGGCACCATCGATACCTGGCTGATCTGGAAGCTGACCGACGGGGAAGCGCACGTGACGGATTACAGTAACGCGTCCCGCACGTTGATGTACAACATCCATGAGCTGAAATGGGACGACGAGCTGCTGGAAATTCTGGATATTCCGAAGCAGATGCTGCCTGAGGTGCGCTCCTCCTCCGAGATCTACGGCCAGACGGCCGACTATCATTTCTTCGGCGAGCGGGTTCCGATTGCCGGCATCGCCGGAGACCAGCAGGCCGCCCTGTTCGGGCAAGCTTGCTTCAAGCCCGGCATGGCCAAAAACACGTACGGAACCGGGTGCTTCATGCTTATGAATACAGGCGAGCAGGCCGTTCAATCCTCTCATGGACTGCTGACGACGATTGCGTGGGGGATTGACGGCAAGGTGGAATATGCTCTTGAGGGCAGCGTATTCGTGGCCGGTTCGGCGATACAGTGGCTGCGCGATGGCCTCCGCATGTTCAAAGACGCCGCCGACAGCGAGCAATATGCGAGCCGCGTCGACTCGACCGATGGCGTATACGTCGTGCCGGCCTTCGTCGGGCTGGGAACGCCATATTGGGACAGCGAAGTGAAGGGCGCCGTCTTCGGCTTGACGCGCGGCACGTCGAAGGAGCATCTGATTCGGGCGACGCTGGAGTCTCTCGCTTATCAGACGCTGGATGTGCTTCAGGCGATGGAGGCGGACTCTTCGATAGAATTGACGACGCTGCGCGTGGACGGGGGCGCGGTGCAAAATAATTTCCTGATGCAGTTCCAGAGCGATATGCTGGGCGTGCCGGTGGAACGCCCGCAAGTCAGCGAGACGACCGCGTTGGGAGCCGCTTATCTCGCAGGGCTTGCGGTCGGCTACTGGGAGAGCCGGGAGGAGATCGACTCGCTCTGGAGCGTCGAGCGCGACTTCCAGCCCGCGCTGCCGGAGGAGCGGCGGGAAGCGCTGTATGGAGGCTGGAAGACGGCCATTGCGGCGACCAAAGCATTCAAATAA
- a CDS encoding MIP/aquaporin family protein has translation MSAFWGELIGTMILIALGGGVCAGVSLKRSYAANSGWIVIAMGWGLAVAMAAYAVGPISGAHLNPALTVGMALIGTFPWADVPAYIAAQLLGAMAGAALVYLHYLPHWKLTEDAAAKLGVFATGPAAPHLFGNLMSEIIGTFILVLGILAIGANELTAGLGPFIVGFLIVSIGLSLGGTTGYAINPARDLGPRIMHMLLPIPGKGGSNWAYAWVPVAGPMIGGALGGLFYKTVFLGQADTLVWVVSGIVLVIVIIALLTSRRDGKVSAEARL, from the coding sequence ATGTCGGCATTTTGGGGGGAACTGATTGGGACGATGATTTTGATCGCGCTTGGAGGAGGTGTATGCGCGGGCGTATCCTTGAAGCGGTCCTATGCGGCGAATTCGGGCTGGATCGTCATCGCGATGGGCTGGGGGCTGGCCGTCGCGATGGCGGCCTATGCGGTCGGTCCGATCAGCGGGGCGCATCTGAATCCGGCGCTGACGGTAGGAATGGCTCTGATTGGCACGTTTCCTTGGGCGGATGTGCCCGCCTATATCGCAGCGCAGCTTCTCGGCGCCATGGCGGGAGCGGCCCTCGTGTATTTGCATTATTTGCCGCATTGGAAGCTGACGGAGGACGCGGCCGCCAAGCTGGGCGTCTTCGCGACAGGTCCGGCGGCGCCGCATCTTTTCGGAAATCTGATGAGCGAGATTATCGGGACGTTTATTCTCGTTCTCGGCATTTTGGCGATTGGCGCCAATGAGCTTACCGCCGGGCTCGGCCCGTTCATTGTCGGCTTTCTTATTGTGAGCATCGGCTTGTCGCTGGGCGGAACGACCGGGTACGCGATCAATCCCGCGCGCGACCTCGGCCCGAGAATTATGCATATGCTGCTTCCCATTCCGGGCAAGGGCGGCTCCAATTGGGCATATGCCTGGGTTCCTGTTGCAGGCCCGATGATTGGGGGCGCATTGGGCGGACTCTTCTACAAAACGGTGTTCCTCGGGCAAGCGGATACCCTCGTCTGGGTCGTATCCGGCATCGTTCTCGTCATCGTGATCATTGCATTGCTCACTTCCCGGCGAGACGGCAAAGTATCGGCCGAGGCGAGATTATAG
- a CDS encoding PLP-dependent aminotransferase family protein produces the protein MTKYEAIMRDIKRRIEERSLRPGEKLPSIRALAKTFQCSNSTVIHALQELETEHVIYSIPRSGHYVLNKAQPLAAEDAQGYDFAASAPNVRQFPYVHFQHCINQAINLYQDELFVYGTPNGLPSLIRAVRAQLESYQVFASERNIVITSGVQQALALLNAMPLPNGKTKVVVEQPGYHLFLALLKLRRTQAIGVKRTARGIDLARLEALFQRGDVRYFYTMPRFHNPLGTSLSNADKQRIVELAERYDVYIIEDDYLADFEQDAGQMPMYYYDTNQRVIYLKSYSKIMFPGLRVGVAVLPDALVGSFQQHKLTTDIDSSMISQAALELYITSGMFRRHRDEVRESYIRKSRRLYASLGRYVEPFLKPGTFVHPSSVCMKAHIVLPNRIDMGALLRKLRQRHLFVGDMKEHYLESCYPEKIMKLNVSKVAEERIESGVALIADELSRGLHG, from the coding sequence GTGACCAAATATGAAGCCATCATGCGGGACATCAAGCGGCGAATCGAGGAACGTTCCTTGCGGCCGGGGGAGAAGCTGCCGTCGATTCGCGCCTTGGCCAAGACCTTCCAGTGCAGCAACAGCACGGTGATTCATGCGCTGCAGGAGCTGGAGACGGAGCATGTCATCTACTCCATTCCGCGCAGCGGTCATTATGTCCTGAACAAGGCGCAGCCGCTGGCGGCCGAGGATGCGCAAGGCTATGATTTCGCCGCCTCCGCGCCCAATGTGCGGCAGTTTCCGTATGTTCATTTTCAGCATTGCATCAATCAGGCGATCAATCTGTATCAGGATGAATTGTTCGTATACGGGACGCCGAACGGGCTGCCCTCCCTCATTCGGGCGGTGCGCGCCCAGCTGGAGTCGTATCAGGTGTTTGCGAGCGAGCGCAATATCGTCATTACGTCCGGAGTTCAACAGGCGCTGGCCTTGCTCAATGCGATGCCTTTGCCGAACGGGAAGACGAAGGTCGTCGTCGAGCAGCCCGGATATCATCTGTTCCTGGCGCTTCTCAAGCTCCGCCGGACGCAGGCGATCGGGGTGAAGCGAACGGCCCGCGGAATCGATCTTGCCCGTCTGGAAGCGTTGTTCCAACGCGGGGATGTCCGCTATTTTTACACGATGCCCCGCTTCCACAATCCGTTGGGGACCTCACTGAGCAATGCCGACAAGCAGCGGATCGTCGAGCTGGCAGAGCGATACGACGTCTATATTATCGAGGACGATTATTTGGCCGATTTCGAGCAGGATGCGGGTCAGATGCCGATGTACTACTACGATACGAATCAGCGGGTCATCTATTTGAAAAGCTACTCCAAAATCATGTTCCCCGGACTTCGCGTCGGCGTCGCCGTGCTGCCGGATGCGCTTGTCGGCTCCTTCCAGCAGCACAAGCTGACGACCGATATCGACAGCTCGATGATCTCCCAGGCCGCTCTGGAGCTCTACATCACCAGCGGCATGTTCCGGCGGCATCGCGACGAGGTAAGGGAATCGTATATCCGCAAATCGAGACGGCTGTATGCTTCCTTAGGCAGATATGTGGAGCCGTTCCTGAAGCCGGGGACGTTCGTGCATCCCTCGTCCGTCTGCATGAAGGCGCATATCGTGCTGCCGAACCGGATCGATATGGGGGCGCTGCTGCGCAAGCTTCGGCAGCGGCATTTGTTTGTGGGGGACATGAAGGAGCATTATCTGGAGAGCTGCTACCCCGAGAAAATCATGAAATTGAATGTTTCCAAAGTGGCGGAGGAACGGATCGAATCGGGCGTGGCTCTGATTGCCGACGAATTGAGCAGGGGGCTGCACGGATAA
- a CDS encoding DMT family transporter, translating to MKQHLIKAYAAALIYACIIGFSFLFVTIALESADPLDVLAHRFTIAFAAATLILAVKRPSFFIRWSDLLKIMPLALLYPAGFFVFQTFGLVYTTSSEAGIVQATVPIMTVFLASVLLRERSSLTQKISLTVSSAGVIFMLLMGGMNGDTFSLIGITLILLSALCAALYNIFARSLTKAYSLPLLTYVMTGFGFIAFNVLSIGSHLAEGTLSSWLAPMAETRYLLSVLYLGILSSLVTSFMSNYALSVLEAAKMSVFSHVATLITIVAGVLFLHESLEPYHVLGGIAILGGVIVTNLPAARKAKKRPSRSA from the coding sequence ATGAAGCAACACTTGATCAAAGCTTACGCAGCCGCGCTTATCTATGCTTGTATTATCGGCTTTTCGTTCCTATTTGTCACGATAGCGCTGGAGAGCGCCGATCCGCTTGACGTATTGGCTCACCGGTTTACGATCGCCTTTGCCGCCGCCACGCTGATTCTTGCCGTGAAGCGGCCGTCCTTTTTCATCCGCTGGTCCGATCTGCTCAAAATTATGCCGCTGGCGCTGCTCTATCCGGCCGGGTTCTTTGTCTTTCAGACCTTCGGCCTCGTCTACACGACTTCGTCCGAAGCCGGCATCGTCCAGGCGACCGTGCCGATCATGACCGTCTTTCTGGCATCTGTCCTGCTGCGCGAGCGCTCCTCCCTTACGCAAAAGATCTCGCTAACCGTATCGTCGGCTGGCGTCATCTTCATGCTGCTCATGGGAGGAATGAACGGAGACACCTTCAGCCTCATCGGAATCACACTGATTCTGCTATCCGCCCTGTGCGCCGCGCTGTACAATATATTCGCGCGCTCCTTGACCAAGGCGTATTCGCTGCCGCTGCTGACCTACGTCATGACTGGCTTCGGCTTCATCGCGTTCAACGTACTGTCCATCGGCTCTCATCTTGCCGAGGGCACCTTGTCATCATGGTTGGCTCCGATGGCAGAAACGCGGTATTTGCTGTCGGTCCTTTATCTGGGCATTCTCTCTTCCTTGGTTACGTCCTTCATGTCAAACTATGCCTTGTCCGTCCTCGAGGCGGCCAAAATGAGCGTGTTCAGCCATGTCGCCACCCTGATTACGATCGTCGCCGGCGTCCTGTTCCTTCATGAGAGCCTCGAACCCTATCATGTGCTCGGGGGCATCGCCATCCTCGGCGGCGTCATCGTCACGAACCTGCCAGCGGCCCGCAAGGCGAAGAAGCGACCTTCCCGGTCGGCATAA